Within Halorubrum lacusprofundi ATCC 49239, the genomic segment GTAGTAGGCGTCGCCACCGTCCTCGTAGTAGTCGTCGATCCGGCGGACGACCTCGAAGCCGAGGTGTTCGTAGAAGCCGAGCGCCCCGGTGTTGGTCGTGCGGGCGTGGCAGGTGACTGATCGGTGTTCCTGGGCCACGTCGGCGATGAGGCGCTCGGCGTGACCGCGCCCCCGGTGATCGGGGTGGACAGCCAGAAAGAGGATGTAGCCGTCGCGGCGCACGGAGGCGAACGCGACGATCTCGTCGTTCTCGACCAGTAGGTGCGTCGTGGACCGACGGTAGGCGTCGACGAAGAACCCCCGCCGCTGTCGGAGGACGCCCTCCTCGGATCGGATCCGCTCTTTGAGCTCCCACGCCTCGGCGACGTGGTCGGTCTCGCCGGGCGGTTCCGTCCGCTTCTCCACGTTGACGCTCACTGCACGTGGCTAACACGCCAGCGGGATATAACTCCACCGCCACCGGGGACGGTTGCGCTCGGCGGGCGAGGGGACGCAAGTCGAGCGAACGGTCCCGAGTGCTGCGACCCAACGACGGAAAGGTTTTGTTGCGCTCGGTCGTGGGTGTGCGGTAATGGACCCGCCGCCAACGGGCCGGAAGCGGCTCCGTCACGCGTTCCTCGCTGGCGTCTCCGTCACCGCCCCCTCTGCCATCACTCTCGCGGCGCTCGGCGTGGTGTTTAACGCGGTTTATGACCACCTGCACGCATTCTCGTCGGAGATCCTCCCGGTGTTGCAACCGGTGACGCTCCCGGTCGGCCGCGAGATCGCCACCGAGATCGATATCCCTCCGAGCGATAGAGGTGACGACTGATGAGCTACACCCTCCGCGAGCACACGGCCGACATCGCGGTCGAGGCGACCGCGCCCACCCTCGCGGCGCTGTTCGAGTCGGTCGGCGACGGCCTCACCGCCGCGAGCTGCGAGACGATCGCCGAGGGCGGGGATCGGTTCGAGTTCACCGTGACCGCCGAAAGCCGCGAGGCGCTCCTCTTCGACTACCTCGACCAGCTGATCTACGAACGCGACGTGCGGCTCGTCCTCCCCGCCGATCACCGGTGTACGATCGCGGAATCTGATGATCCCGAATCTGATGACTCCGAATCGAACGACGAAGCGATGTGGACGGTCGAGGTAACGGCCCGCGGCGTCCCCCTCGACGCCGTCGCCGCCCGGGAGATCAAGGCTGTCACCTACTCCGAGATGGTCCTCGATCGTCGGGGCGGCGAGTGGTACGCGTACGTCGTTTTCGACGTGTGACGAGCGTACACGTCCGAAAAACGAATGCTCGTGGAAACCATTATCACCGAAGAGACCCTTGTTGGCACATGTCACAGTCTGGTTGGGACGACACAGATGCGGGAGCCGAAACGGGTGCGGACGGTCCTGCGGAACGGGAACCGAGCGGGACAGAAGAGCGGCAACCGGAGGCGACTGCAAGGGGGAGCCCCGAGGCGGTCGGCCGACACTGGCTTGCGGGCGCCGTAAGTGGGCTGATCGCCGGCGTGGCCATGGGTATCGTGTTGCACGGAGCGTTGGGGCTCATGCCGACGATCGGCGCCCTGATCGGCATCGAAACGGTCATCGCCGGCTGGGCGGTCCACCTGTTCAACAGCGCGGCGTTCGGGACGCTGTTCGTCGCCATCTTCGATCGCGCGTTCTTCGACGACCTGCGCACGGACGTCGGGGGCTATCTCTCGCTCGGCGTCATCCACTCGGCGCTGCTCGGCATGATCACCGGCGGACTGCTGTTGCCGGTCGCACTCGCGATCGAGGGCGCGACCTCGCTGCCGGTGCCGACGCTCCCGGTACCGGGGCTCACGGCGACCCTCGAGTTCGGCGCGGTCATCGCCGTCGCACACCTGCTGTACGGGCTCGTACTCGGGCGGATCTTCGCCGCGTTCACGCTCGTCGACGCCGAGATCGGATGGCTGCCGATCGACCCGGTCGACCGGTAGCGGTCGCGGGGATACCCGCCCGAACCTGCGCTCGCTGACGCAACGCCCTTGCCCCCCCGCGACGAACGCCGGGTATGACCACGCGCGAGTTCGACGGGATCCGACTGGAGAAAGTGCGGGAGCACGTCTGGGAGATCCCCCGCGAGGGCGACATGAACGTCCCCGCGCGGGTGCTCGCCAGCGAGAGCCTGCTAGCGGAGATCGGCGAGGACAAAACCCTCCAACAGCTAAAAAACGCCACGCACCTGCCCGGAATGGTCGAGCCCGCCCTCTGTATGCCCGACGGCCATCAGGGGTACGGGTTCCCGGTCGGCGGCGTCGGCGCGATCGACGCCCGAACCGGCTGTATCTCGCCCGGAGCGGTCGGCTATGACATAAATTGCGGCGTCAGAATGGTGAAAACTAATCTTACCTACGACGACGTGCGCGGCCGCGAGCCGGAACTCGTCAACGCGCTTTTCGAGGCGATCCCCTCCGGGCTCGGCGGCGGCGGCGTCATCGAGGGCGACGCCGACGCGATCGAGGGCGCCCTAGAACGGGGCGTCGAGTGGGCCGTCGAAGAGGGGTACGGAATCGAAAGCGACCTCGCGCGCTGTGAGGACGAGGGGCGACGGCCCGACGCCCGCCCCGAGTACGTCTCCCAGAAGGCGATGGACCGAGGACGCAACCAGATGGGGTCGCTCGGCTCGGGGAACCACTTCCTCGAGGTGCAGCGCGTCACGGACGTGTTCCGCGAGGAGGTCGCCGACGAGTACGGGCTCGAAGAAGACGGAATCGTCGTGTTGATCCACTGCGGGAGCCGCGGACTCGGCCACCAGACTTGCAACGACTACCTCCGGCAGATCGAGAAGAAACACGGCGACCTGCTCGCCGAGCTGCCCGACAAAGAGCTCGCGGCCGCGCCCGCCGGCTCCGAGCTGGCAGACGAGTACTACGGTGCGATGGGCGCGTGCATCAACTTCGCATGGGTGAACCGCCAGCTGATCACCCACCAAGCCCGCAAAACGTTCGGCGAGGTGTTCGACGCCGACCCGATCGAGGACCTCGAGATGGAACTGCTGTACGACGTGGCACACAACATCGCCAAGAAGGAGACCCACGAGGTCGGCGTCGACGCCGACGGACTGCCCGCGGTCGGCGACGAGGCGGTCGACCGTGCGGATCGGGAGCTGTACGTCCA encodes:
- a CDS encoding GNAT family N-acetyltransferase, which encodes MSVNVEKRTEPPGETDHVAEAWELKERIRSEEGVLRQRRGFFVDAYRRSTTHLLVENDEIVAFASVRRDGYILFLAVHPDHRGRGHAERLIADVAQEHRSVTCHARTTNTGALGFYEHLGFEVVRRIDDYYEDGGDAYYLKLGGESLRERLSGIVGR
- a CDS encoding archease; translation: MSYTLREHTADIAVEATAPTLAALFESVGDGLTAASCETIAEGGDRFEFTVTAESREALLFDYLDQLIYERDVRLVLPADHRCTIAESDDPESDDSESNDEAMWTVEVTARGVPLDAVAAREIKAVTYSEMVLDRRGGEWYAYVVFDV
- a CDS encoding RtcB family protein, with protein sequence MTTREFDGIRLEKVREHVWEIPREGDMNVPARVLASESLLAEIGEDKTLQQLKNATHLPGMVEPALCMPDGHQGYGFPVGGVGAIDARTGCISPGAVGYDINCGVRMVKTNLTYDDVRGREPELVNALFEAIPSGLGGGGVIEGDADAIEGALERGVEWAVEEGYGIESDLARCEDEGRRPDARPEYVSQKAMDRGRNQMGSLGSGNHFLEVQRVTDVFREEVADEYGLEEDGIVVLIHCGSRGLGHQTCNDYLRQIEKKHGDLLAELPDKELAAAPAGSELADEYYGAMGACINFAWVNRQLITHQARKTFGEVFDADPIEDLEMELLYDVAHNIAKKETHEVGVDADGLPAVGDEAVDRADRELYVHRKGATRAFPAGHEDVPEVYRDVGQPVIIPGSMGAGSYVLRGGDESMGVSFGSTAHGAGRLMSRTQAKQEFWGEDVQDDLEDGQQIYVKARSGATIAEEAPGVYKDIDEVIRVSDELGIGDKVARTFPVCNIKG